One genomic segment of Catalinimonas alkaloidigena includes these proteins:
- a CDS encoding CHAT domain-containing protein produces MKALPVFFLWFVFSMYVAAHAASENPAKDLLKKAQSLEEKKEVDSAAFYYLRAAEAFQKNMAWQESINVRKKAGNLYFSRRMSDEAIANFNYLLDTLHSYLSDTLKAELYFKNGISHARLARFVDALNHMKQSCQIREQLLDPHDPILGESFHMLGRLYFTIGNYQQSLNYQQKYLEVNQHNYPPDHMEVSDALHFVGLSYSRLYEHELALEYYFKSADIVEKAGKKERWALTHIYNNIGLVYGRQNMHEKELEYFLKALAMKKELGMNISDTYHNIGKTYIDLERYTQAQDILHEALRLKIEQVGERHTTVAGTLYYLAELYVNQAQYDSAIYYAEKALSIEQENFGNNGTSLAASYRQLATIYQKQQLWRQSLDHLQKGQTALVKYYDSGQISANPSPKDNIIDPLSLLRLMQQKSEVLLLRYAADQQTEDLRMAYQTSKAATELIEHTYANLHDSESRTFLADHANKILELALQTAYMLQQEEEDTQYLELAFQLIEKNKAQLLLENITSSQWKSKGAIADTLLEQEQEVSSKLAYYEKLKFEEESRSSPDSVKLYTYNNQIFALHRTQESLNQSIRLRYPQYYHMRHEQKFISLQQAQKDLLQEDEVLVEYFQGDSAIYYLAVSSDQVSFYRNEIKSLPIKPMLNGLQERDYQTYTQAAHRLYNYLLLPVLRDFSEKKLIIIPDHQIGYIPFESLLVQPPSSNPDYKSLQYLMLEHTISYQYSANLLASTQQTSVKEYERSFAGYAPTFSKQKNTLLATRSSQDQQLVNELEALPYAEEEVRTIAQMLNGEAHISETATEKNFKEHASNSWIIHLASHTLINDRNPLYSKLVFAPEDNDEEDGLLHTYELYNMQLKADMVTLSACNTGVGKIQKGEGIISLARGFMYAGVPNVLMSLWAVSDRSTSQLMQNFYQALNKGSSKAEALRTAKLQYLEQADANTAAPYYWSGFVLISNNQDPGESNFPVLFFLLPMIALILAGWFYFRKKAAHKTT; encoded by the coding sequence GTGAAAGCTCTACCTGTCTTTTTTCTTTGGTTTGTTTTTTCCATGTACGTAGCTGCTCATGCAGCATCAGAAAACCCTGCAAAAGACTTACTTAAGAAAGCGCAAAGCTTAGAGGAAAAAAAAGAAGTGGATAGCGCGGCATTCTATTACCTACGGGCGGCTGAGGCATTTCAAAAAAACATGGCCTGGCAAGAGAGCATTAACGTCCGGAAGAAAGCGGGCAACCTGTATTTTAGCAGGCGTATGAGTGATGAAGCTATTGCGAATTTCAACTATCTTCTGGACACGCTCCACTCCTATTTAAGCGACACGCTGAAGGCCGAGTTGTATTTTAAAAATGGAATCAGTCATGCCCGCCTGGCCCGCTTTGTAGATGCGCTCAATCATATGAAACAATCCTGCCAAATAAGAGAGCAGCTCTTAGATCCCCATGATCCGATATTAGGAGAGAGCTTCCATATGCTGGGCAGGTTATATTTTACAATTGGTAACTATCAGCAGTCATTAAACTACCAGCAAAAATACCTGGAAGTCAACCAGCACAATTATCCTCCTGACCACATGGAAGTAAGCGACGCCTTACATTTTGTAGGCTTATCCTATAGCCGACTCTATGAACATGAGCTCGCGCTGGAATACTACTTTAAATCCGCAGATATCGTGGAAAAGGCAGGAAAAAAGGAAAGATGGGCTTTAACCCATATCTACAACAATATCGGGCTGGTGTACGGAAGACAAAATATGCATGAGAAGGAGTTGGAGTATTTTCTAAAAGCCTTGGCCATGAAAAAAGAGCTGGGGATGAACATTAGTGATACCTATCATAATATCGGCAAAACCTACATAGATTTAGAAAGATACACCCAAGCCCAGGACATACTTCACGAAGCGCTACGTTTAAAAATTGAACAAGTAGGTGAGCGGCATACCACTGTAGCGGGTACCTTGTACTACCTGGCTGAATTATACGTAAACCAGGCTCAGTATGACTCTGCGATATATTACGCAGAAAAAGCCCTGTCTATTGAGCAGGAAAACTTTGGAAATAATGGGACTTCTTTAGCCGCCTCTTACCGGCAGCTTGCTACCATATACCAAAAACAACAGCTATGGAGGCAATCACTTGACCACTTGCAGAAAGGGCAAACCGCCCTTGTCAAATATTATGATTCAGGACAAATATCAGCAAATCCTTCTCCTAAGGATAATATCATTGATCCTCTGAGCCTTTTACGACTCATGCAGCAAAAGTCCGAAGTACTATTGCTACGCTACGCTGCCGATCAACAAACTGAGGACCTTAGGATGGCCTACCAGACCAGCAAGGCCGCTACTGAATTGATTGAGCATACATATGCGAATTTACACGACTCTGAGTCGCGTACTTTTCTGGCGGATCATGCCAATAAGATTCTGGAACTGGCCCTGCAAACCGCTTATATGCTACAGCAGGAAGAAGAAGACACTCAGTACCTGGAACTGGCCTTCCAACTTATTGAAAAAAACAAAGCGCAGTTGCTGCTGGAAAATATTACCTCTTCACAATGGAAAAGTAAGGGTGCCATTGCTGATACACTGCTTGAACAGGAGCAGGAAGTCAGCAGTAAGCTTGCTTATTATGAGAAACTAAAATTTGAAGAAGAAAGCCGTTCCTCTCCTGACTCAGTCAAGCTTTACACTTATAATAACCAGATTTTTGCATTGCACAGAACGCAAGAAAGCCTGAATCAATCTATAAGGCTTCGTTATCCACAGTACTATCACATGAGGCATGAGCAGAAATTCATATCGCTTCAACAGGCTCAAAAAGACTTGCTTCAGGAAGATGAGGTATTGGTTGAATACTTTCAGGGAGATAGTGCCATATATTATCTGGCAGTAAGTTCTGATCAGGTTTCTTTTTACCGGAATGAAATAAAAAGTTTGCCTATTAAACCCATGCTTAATGGCTTACAGGAACGAGATTATCAGACCTATACTCAAGCTGCTCATCGCTTGTACAACTACCTCTTATTACCGGTATTAAGAGATTTTTCAGAAAAAAAATTAATCATCATCCCTGATCACCAGATAGGTTATATACCTTTTGAGTCTTTGCTTGTTCAGCCTCCCTCATCCAATCCGGATTATAAATCATTGCAGTATTTGATGCTGGAACACACTATCTCTTATCAGTATTCAGCCAATCTGCTGGCCTCTACGCAACAAACCTCAGTAAAGGAGTATGAACGATCTTTCGCGGGTTATGCCCCTACCTTCTCAAAGCAGAAAAACACCTTACTGGCTACTCGTTCTTCCCAGGATCAACAGTTGGTCAATGAGCTTGAAGCCCTACCCTATGCTGAAGAAGAGGTTCGGACCATAGCGCAGATGCTTAACGGTGAAGCTCATATCAGCGAAACAGCTACGGAAAAAAACTTTAAAGAGCATGCCTCCAATAGCTGGATCATTCACCTTGCCTCTCACACCTTGATCAATGACCGCAACCCTTTGTACTCCAAACTAGTCTTTGCTCCTGAAGACAATGATGAAGAAGACGGGTTACTGCATACCTATGAGCTCTACAATATGCAGCTCAAGGCTGATATGGTTACCCTCAGTGCCTGTAATACCGGCGTTGGGAAAATACAAAAGGGAGAAGGCATCATCAGTCTAGCCCGTGGCTTTATGTATGCGGGCGTACCCAATGTACTGATGAGCTTATGGGCAGTATCAGATCGCTCCACCTCCCAACTGATGCAAAACTTTTACCAGGCGCTGAATAAAGGCAGCAGTAAAGCGGAAGCCTTACGTACTGCAAAACTGCAATATCTGGAGCAAGCAGACGCCAATACTGCCGCCCCCTATTACTGGAGTGGCTTTGTTTTAATTAGCAACAATCAGGACCCTGGAGAAAGTAACTTTCCAGTCCTTTTCTTCCTTCTTCCTATGATAGCCCTTATCTTGGCGGGTTGGTTTTATTTTAGAAAGAAAGCAGCACACAAAACTACCTAA
- a CDS encoding sialate O-acetylesterase has translation MKHRIIQLICLLIVCPFYLKAEVTLPHFFSDNMVLQRNVEVPVWGKADRRENITLTFQGQEYTTQADKEGKWKIKLPATPAGGPHRLTITGENIIRLENILFGDVYLASGQSNMVWEMYNLPEGLETAGSADEHPEIRLFLVENKRAFSPQEDVPAGAWQIADSSSVLDFSAIAYYFGRYLQQELDVPIGLIGSYWGGTAVEAWMSSEVLDSIPKYKSMLNAMERYTQSADELEQMYSTNLERWVEQSEKEDRGFSEGWYRERFDDQNWESMQLPAPWKFAGLADHDGAVWFRKTFFVPKAMSNKDLYIHLPRVNEHDIVWVNGQEVGRGKGNLHRVYQIPRSLLNARENVITVRVFETGYQGGIWGHEEDFHITDRRHKIALRGDWKYRKGVSWDELPVRPNTVFSGSTPMMLYNGMIAPLIPFALKGIIWYQGERNASRAYEYRTLFPMMIKDWRKRWQQEELPFLYVQLANYKQPAKKPEPSEWAELREAQQMALSLPNTGMATAIDLGEAENIHPANKKDVGRRLALAARAVIYDEDIVHQGPVFDSMHIVGNQIAITFKTHGSPLKVDDQYGYVRGFTIAREDREFVRAKAYILNDSTVMVYHDTMINPAAARYGWADNPEDINLYNEAGLPALPFRTDDWPGKTYESASYSLK, from the coding sequence ATGAAGCATAGAATAATACAGTTAATCTGTTTACTGATTGTTTGTCCGTTTTACCTAAAAGCCGAAGTTACGCTTCCTCATTTTTTTTCTGATAATATGGTACTCCAACGCAATGTAGAAGTACCTGTCTGGGGGAAAGCCGATCGCAGAGAAAATATAACGCTTACTTTTCAGGGACAGGAGTACACTACCCAGGCAGACAAAGAGGGTAAGTGGAAAATCAAGCTGCCTGCTACCCCTGCCGGAGGGCCTCACAGGCTCACGATCACCGGTGAAAATATCATTCGCCTGGAAAATATACTCTTCGGAGATGTATACCTCGCCAGCGGGCAGTCCAATATGGTGTGGGAGATGTATAACTTGCCGGAAGGCTTGGAAACTGCTGGTTCGGCAGATGAGCACCCTGAAATCAGACTTTTTCTGGTAGAAAATAAAAGGGCATTTTCTCCCCAGGAAGACGTGCCTGCAGGCGCGTGGCAAATTGCCGACAGTAGCAGCGTACTGGATTTCTCAGCTATTGCCTATTACTTCGGCCGATACTTACAGCAAGAGCTTGACGTACCTATCGGCCTGATCGGATCTTACTGGGGAGGTACAGCGGTAGAAGCCTGGATGAGTTCCGAAGTGCTGGACAGCATTCCGAAATACAAAAGTATGCTTAACGCAATGGAACGGTATACGCAGTCAGCCGATGAACTGGAGCAGATGTACAGCACCAATCTGGAAAGATGGGTAGAGCAGTCTGAAAAAGAAGACCGTGGCTTTTCAGAAGGTTGGTACAGAGAACGCTTTGACGATCAAAACTGGGAAAGTATGCAGCTACCTGCCCCCTGGAAGTTTGCCGGGCTAGCTGATCATGATGGTGCTGTCTGGTTTCGTAAGACCTTTTTTGTGCCGAAAGCCATGAGTAACAAAGACCTCTACATCCACCTGCCCCGTGTTAATGAGCATGATATCGTTTGGGTAAACGGACAGGAAGTTGGTAGAGGAAAGGGTAATCTTCATCGGGTATATCAAATCCCTCGTTCTCTACTGAATGCAAGGGAAAATGTGATTACTGTCAGGGTTTTTGAAACTGGTTACCAGGGAGGTATCTGGGGACATGAAGAAGATTTTCATATCACTGATCGCAGACATAAGATAGCGCTGCGAGGAGACTGGAAATACCGCAAAGGGGTCAGTTGGGACGAATTACCTGTACGTCCTAATACGGTCTTTAGCGGATCTACACCTATGATGCTGTACAATGGCATGATCGCCCCGCTCATTCCTTTTGCCCTCAAGGGCATAATCTGGTACCAGGGCGAAAGAAATGCCAGCCGGGCCTATGAATATCGTACACTTTTTCCAATGATGATCAAAGACTGGCGCAAACGTTGGCAGCAGGAAGAGCTGCCCTTTCTTTATGTTCAGCTAGCGAATTATAAACAGCCTGCAAAAAAACCCGAACCCAGTGAGTGGGCTGAGCTGAGGGAAGCTCAGCAAATGGCTTTGTCTCTGCCCAATACCGGAATGGCTACTGCTATTGATCTGGGGGAGGCAGAAAATATTCACCCTGCCAATAAAAAAGATGTAGGAAGAAGGCTGGCTTTAGCAGCCCGGGCTGTTATCTATGATGAGGATATTGTACACCAGGGGCCTGTGTTTGATTCTATGCATATCGTAGGTAACCAGATTGCGATAACTTTCAAAACCCATGGCTCCCCGCTGAAAGTAGATGACCAATACGGATATGTCAGAGGCTTTACTATTGCTCGGGAAGACCGTGAGTTCGTCAGGGCCAAAGCTTACATCCTAAA